In Uranotaenia lowii strain MFRU-FL chromosome 2, ASM2978415v1, whole genome shotgun sequence, one genomic interval encodes:
- the LOC129743888 gene encoding magnesium transporter NIPA2, with product MASPRQPIDDLYRQQDFYIGLSLALSSSFFIGSSFIIKKIGLIRLSRVGSMRASAGGFGYLKDWIWWAGLISMGIGEAANFAAYAFAPASLVTPLGALSVIVTAVMASKFLNERLNLLGKLGCFLCIIGSTIIVIHSPKEGEIEDLNLLMEKLQDPVFITYVLIILSLAMFIGCCCGPRYGHKNVIVYILLCSSIGSLTVMSCKALGLALRDTLSGKSNDFGMWLPYFLIMVTVIFVAIQINYLNKALDIFNTSIVTPIYYVIFTTLVITASAILFKEWGRMKAEDIIGDLCGFFVVIVAVILLNAFREMDISLNDVKGIMRPKRELLQSNKNSGQYDDFLVENERNESRKHYGSGDYRNI from the exons atggccTCCCCACGACAACCGATCGATGACCTGTACCGGCAGCAGGACTTCTACATCGGCCTATCACTAGCCCTGTCCAGCAGTTTTTTCATCGGGTCCAGCTTCATCATCAAAAAGATTGGGCTGATCAGACTGTCCCGTGTCGGGTCGATGCGGGCCAGCGCCGGAGGATTCGGCTACCTGAAGGATTGGATTTGGTGGGCCGGATTGATATCGA TGGGTATCGGTGAAGCGGCCAACTTTGCAGCCTATGCTTTCGCTCCGGCATCCCTGGTCACCCCACTTGGCGCGTTGAGTGTAATTGTAACGGCCGTCATGGCTTCTAAATTTCTTAACGAACGCCTGAATCTACTTGGAAAATTGGGCTGCTTCCTGTGTATTATCGGGTCAACGATCATCGTGATCCACTCCCCTAAAGAAGGGGAAATAGAGGATTTAAACCTTTTGATGGAAAAACTCCAGGACCCAGTATTCATTACATACGTATTGATAATACTATCGCTAGCGATGTTCATTGGCTGTTGCTGTGGGCCGCGATACGGTCACAAGAACGTGATCGTCTACATTCTGCTATGTTCGTCGATCGGTAGTCTCACGGTCATGTCTTGCAAAGCCCTCGGTTTGGCTCTTAGAGATACTCTGTCcggaaaatcaaacgattttggCATGTGGCTGCCATACTTCCTGATCATGGTCACCGTTATCTTCGTAGCGATTCAGATAAATTACTTGAACAAAGCACTGGACATCTTCAACACCAGTATCGTAACTCCGATCTACTACGTGATTTTCACAACCTTAGTCATCACTGCATCGGCCATACTGTTCAAAGAGTGGGGCCGTATGAAGGCCGAAGATATAATTGGCGATTTGTGCGGATTTTTCGTGGTCATTGTAGCGGTCATTCTGCTGAACGCCTTCCGGGAGATGGACATTTCGTTGAACGATGTAAAGGGGATCATGCGTCCGAAACGAGAGCTGCTGCAGTCCAACAAAAACAGTGGACAGTATGAcgattttttggtagaaaacGAACGTAATGAGAGCCGGAAGCACTACGGGTCCGGCGATTACAGGAACATTTGA
- the LOC129743891 gene encoding UBX domain-containing protein 1, whose translation MSDIQTLQDMGFAKEKAERALEVTGNKGVEAAMEWLLAHADEDIPMGSGSSSSISAAGGNEASSDDKTETAASAEDAPPVAKSLKCDECGKLFKSQDEVEFHAAKTQHSSFSESTEEKKPLTEEEKKAQLALLEEKMKRKRLEREENDKREAQERERLRIKSGKDMLEAKRKMEEQEMKKIMDQRRREKQEEKAARDRVRAQIEADKAARKAKQAGESPSPAAPVAAQVTVAPAVTSSPASKTYTNARIQIRMMDGTTLVETFDAKEQLAAVRLFVQLKLGEAGTSSFGLMTNFPKKVFASDDYDVPLDKLGLVPSAVLIVTKAP comes from the exons ATGTCCGACATCCAGACGTTACAGGACATGGGTTTCGCAAAAGAGAAAGC tGAAAGGGCACTGGAAGTGACCGGCAACAAAGGTGTCGAAGCGGCCATGGAATGGCTGCTGGCGCACGCCGACGAGGACATTCCGATGGGAAGCGGAAGCTCGTCTTCTATTTCGGCCGCAGGCGGCAATGAGGCTAGCAGCGATGACAAAACGGAAACGGCAGCCTCGGCGGAAGATGCACCACCGGTGGCCAAGTCTCTCAAGTGCGATGAATGCGGTAAACTGTTCAAGTCTCAGGATGAGGTAGAGTTCCATGCGGCTAAAACGCAGCACAGCAGTTTCTCGGAGTCAACCGAAGAGAAGAAACCACTGACCGAAGAAGAGAAAAAGGCTCAACTGGCCCTGTTAGAGGAAAAGATGAAACGGAAACGTTTGGAACGAGAAGAGAATGACAAGCGGGAAGCCCAGGAACGCGAACGACTGCGAATCAAGTCCGGGAAAGATATGCTGGAAGCTAAACGCAAAATGGAAGAACAGGAGATGAAGAAGATAATGGACCAGAGAAGACGTGAAAAGCAGGAAGAGAAGGCGGCTCGGGATCGCGTCCGGGCCCAGATCGAAGCAGATAAGGCAGCTCGCAAAGCTAAACAAGCAGG AGAATCGCCCAGCCCAGCAGCCCCGGTGGCCGCTCAAGTGACTGTGGCTCCGGCCGTCACATCATCGCCAGCTTCAAAAACGTACACTAATGCCCGGATCCAGATCAGGATGATGGACGGTACCACTCTGGTGGAGACTTTTGATGCCAAGGAACAGTTGGCAGCTGTTCGTTTATTCGTGCAGCTCAAACTGGGCGAAGCCGGAACATCATCGTTTGGATTGATGACCAACTTTCCCAAAAAAGTTTTTGCTTCAGATGATTATGATGTTCCTTTGGACAAGCTTGGGTTGGTTCCTTCGGCCGTTCTTATTGTCACTAAGGCCCCTTGA
- the LOC129743887 gene encoding tRNA-dihydrouridine(47) synthase [NAD(P)(+)]-like — MDETVCYIKPEYLVPRNVGDNDSSNKVEEGNGQATEKRSNEQQSSTEEPPKKKGRYADDRKNKKKNRGQNKNRGLPFKEDHEARLCKSLNNGPDKREECGFANCRFSHDISKYMQLKPKDIGETCYIYSLKGRCPFGVTCRFGSGHLDENFNNITNENVLKENEEITLTRREKELKRKNYDFKKSDEVLKKFEMPKGEDNEDVQGEALIKRFGSCPEEDLIVLRDAERRKIVFRDKLYLSPLTTVGNLPFRRICKEYGVDITCGEMACAIPLVKGINSEWALTKRHSSEDLFGVQLCGHSAKLLTYASELVADSADVDFIDLNLGCPIDLIFQQGAGSALLRRKNRLMEIIPSVTRLLHEYGKEFTIKTRVGVYKNSNIAHKFIPMFEELGASLVTVHGRSKEQRYTKNADWEYIRQCAQQAKSIPVFGNGDIYNYADYEKVRQDTPEIAGVMIGRGALIKPWIFQEIKDQKPSDPSSSERMEMLKRFVNYGLEHWGSDTKGVESTRRFFLEWQSFLYRYVPYGLLERPPQKINQRPELFRGRDDLETLMASPNCADWVKLSEMLLGPVPDGFNFLPKHKANAY; from the exons ATGGACGAAACCGTGTGCTATATCAAGCCAGA ATACCTTGTTCCTCGCAATGTAGGGGATAATGATTCTTCGAACAAGGTCGAAGAAGGCAATGGCCAGGCCACAGAAAAACGGTCGAACGAGCAACAGTCGTCCACCGAGGAACCACCCAAAAAGAAAGGTCGATATGCCGATGACCggaagaacaagaaaaaaaatcgaggtcAGAATAAAAACCGCGGCCTCCCCTTTAAAGAGGACCACGAGGCGCGTCTTTGCAAGTCACTTAATAACGGTCCTGACAAGCGAGAAGAGTGTGGATTTGCCAACTGCAGGTTTTCGCATGATATATCCAAATATATGCAACTAAAGCCCAAGGATATCGGTGAAACTTGTTACATTTATTCTTTGAAAGGGCGGTGTCCATTTGGAGTTACTTGTAGGTTTGGAAGTGGGCatttggatgaaaatttcaacaatataaCGAACGAAAATGTTCtgaaagaaaatgaagaaatcaCGTTGACTAGACGTGAGAAGGAATTGAAAAGGAAGAATTAcgatttcaaaaagtcggacgaagtgttgaaaaaatttgaaatgccgAAGGGAGAGGATAACGAAGACGTTCAAGGAGAAGCGCTTATCAAGCGATTCGGTTCTTGTCCTGAAGAGGATTTGATCGTGCTTCGAGACGCCGAACgtagaaaaatagtttttaggGACAAACTCTATCTAAGCCCTCTGACAACGGTTGGAAATTTACCCTTCCGAAGAATTTGTAAAGAATACGGCGTAGATATAACCTGTGGGGAGATGGCCTGCGCGATACCATTGGTGAAAGGAATAAATTCGGAATGGGCCTTAACCAAAAGGCATTCCAGTGAGGACTTGTTTGGGGTTCAATTATGTGGCCACAGTGCAAAATTATTGACTTACGCATCGGAATTAGTCGCAGATTCTGCCGATGTCGATTTTATCGACTTAAACTTGGGATGCCCGATAGATTTGATCTTTCAACAGGGAGCGGGAAGTGCTCTTTTAAGACGCAAGAATAGGTTAATGGAAATCATACCAAGTGTAACGCGACTCTTGCACGAATACGGAAAAGAATTTACCATCAAAACAAGGGTCGGTGTCTATAAGAACAGCAACATCGCCCACAAGTTTATACCAATGTTCGAAGAACTTGGAGCTAGTCTCGTTACCGTTCATGGTAGATCCAAGGAACAGAGGTATACAAAGAACGCGGATTGGGAATACATTCGCCAGTGCGCACAGCAAGCCAAATCTATACCGGTATTCGGGAATGGAGATATATACAATTACGCTGACTACGAGAAAGTTCGGCAAGATACTCCCGAAATCGCTGGAGTAATGATCGGCAGAGGAGCACTGATCAAACCGTGGATCTTCCAGGAGATCAAAGATCAGAAACCATCTGACCCTTCAAGTAGCGAGCGAATGGAGATGTTGAAACGTTTCGTCAACTACGGTCTAGAACACTGGGGCAGCGATACTAAAGGGGTGGAATCCACTAGACg attCTTCCTGGAATGGCAATCATTCCTCTATCGGTACGTGCCATATGGGCTTCTAGAACGTCCACcgcaaaaaataaatcaacggcCAGAACTATTTCGAGGTCGAGATGATCTAGAAACACTGATGGCTTCGCCGAATTGTGCAGATTGGGTTAAGCTAAG TGAAATGTTGTTGGGACCTGTTCCAGACGGGTTTAACTTTTTACCGAAGCATAAGGCGAATGCTTATTAG